A single window of Dermacentor albipictus isolate Rhodes 1998 colony chromosome 1, USDA_Dalb.pri_finalv2, whole genome shotgun sequence DNA harbors:
- the LOC135901117 gene encoding uncharacterized protein, which produces MKLFVTIVLFALVACMAFAEDAAKKDEKKEDKKDVEGRGGVLGGLGGYGAGVGPGLVGAGIGGPGLVGGGVVGNPALVGAGLGQGVGLGHGVGLGHGVGLGHGVGGGYQSGYGATAGGHQAGFQKGAAGHNQGSGAFAGGSAHRNVNAYNNNQGYSHSSGFSSSDSKKFGSGHQQGSSGFQGGAAGHQAGFGQSSFGKAAGVGHAGVGLHG; this is translated from the exons ATGAAG CTCTTCGTTACCATTGTTCTCTTCGCCCTTGTGGCATGCATGGCTTTCGCCGAAGATGCCGCCAAGAAggacgaaaagaaagaagataagaAGGACGTTGAAGGACGCGGTGGTGTGCTGGGAGGCCTGGGTGGCTACGGCGCCGGAGTCGGTCCCGGTCTTGTAGGTGCCGGAATTGGAGGCCCTGGACTTGTCGGTGGTGGAGTCGTTGGCAACCCCGCTTTGGTCGGAGCCGGCCTTGGACAAGGAGTCGGCCTCGGTCATGGGGTTGGCCTCGGTCATGGAGTCGGCCTCGGTCATGGAGTGGGTGGCGGTTACCAGTCGGGATACGGCGCCACTGCTGGAGGACACCAGGCTGGCTTCCAAAAGGGCGCCGCGGGACACAATCAGGGATCCGGCGCCTTCGCTGGCGGCTCTGCCCATAGGAACGTGAACGCCTACAACAACAACCAGGGCTACAGCCACAGCTCGGGCTTCTCCTCCAGCGACAGCAAGAAATTCGGCTCTGGCCACCAGCAGGGTTCGTCTGGTTTCCAAGGAGGCGCCGCCGGACACCAGGCAGGATTTGGGCAATCCTCTTTCGGAAAAGCTGCGGGAGTAGGACACGCGGGCGTTGGCCTCCACGGCTAA